The proteins below are encoded in one region of Oligoflexia bacterium:
- a CDS encoding transposase: MKQSVFLKKSNKSYGGELLKTRKGRSQPRPLDTRNTMHLVLRSSKATGEWSFKKTKNEIKIREIVSKFSTKYGVRILSLANVGNHLHFQIKLSNRFAYKPFIRAITAAIAMGVTGTSRWNKLKKEAKDRFWDYRPFTRVVQSFRAFLNLRDYIQINQLEGLGTSRVEARFILESKSFRTAYGDSC; encoded by the coding sequence ATGAAACAATCAGTATTCCTCAAAAAAAGTAATAAATCATATGGCGGAGAGCTTTTGAAAACCAGAAAAGGCAGATCTCAGCCCCGCCCCCTTGATACAAGAAATACAATGCATCTTGTTTTAAGATCATCTAAAGCCACAGGAGAATGGTCTTTTAAGAAAACCAAGAATGAGATTAAGATTCGTGAGATTGTTTCTAAATTCTCAACAAAATATGGAGTTAGAATTCTTTCCTTAGCTAATGTGGGCAACCACTTACACTTTCAAATAAAACTGAGTAACCGTTTTGCTTATAAGCCTTTTATAAGAGCTATAACCGCAGCCATTGCTATGGGTGTGACAGGCACAAGTCGTTGGAATAAATTGAAGAAAGAGGCTAAAGATCGTTTTTGGGATTACAGACCATTCACTAGAGTTGTTCAAAGTTTCAGAGCGTTTCTCAATCTTCGTGATTACATTCAAATCAATCAGCTAGAAGGGTTAGGTACAAGTAGAGTTGAAGCGCGATTTATTTTAGAGTCCAAATCCTTTCGAACGGCCTATGGTGATTCTTGCTAG